DNA sequence from the Gammaproteobacteria bacterium genome:
AACCGATGTAATCGAATACCGGGAGATTTACGACATCCTGAATATCAGCTGCAAACGTGGGCAACTGCGAACATTCCAGCAACAAGGCCCCGATGTCTGGAAATCGTATAACTGCATTCCGCACAATTTCCACAAGCTCTCTTCTCTGGAGGTCGACATCCAGGGTTATTTGTGTACCACCCATATGAGTCGCAAAAAATTCAGTAGAGGCTTCCATACCGACAATGTGAACAGGCATATCTAACTCAATGCCTACTGCAGTCAAATAGTCGGACACGAGCAAACGCTCAGATGCCGTAATGATGCAGACACTACGGTCACTTCGGATCATCCTAACAATCTGAGGCACCATCATTAGCGGCGATGTAAACACCGGAATATTCACGGCATCAGCCAGTATCTCCTGCACCACAGAAAA
Encoded proteins:
- a CDS encoding aspartate/glutamate racemase family protein translates to MVIKGGKQYYGEAIGIALFDGRRYPILPGDVANASTYDYPVRLKVIEGLFDTPTPWDKNRAVPADIQKIIDAVKSLEDDGVRAVVTACGFFSVVQEILADAVNIPVFTSPLMMVPQIVRMIRSDRSVCIITASERLLVSDYLTAVGIELDMPVHIVGMEASTEFFATHMGGTQITLDVDLQRRELVEIVRNAVIRFPDIGALLLECSQLPTFAADIQDVVNLPVFDYIGFIDMIYCSVVQRRYTGIL